In Neptuniibacter halophilus, the genomic stretch ACCAGACGACCTTCGTCATCCATGGTTGCAGATGCCTGCGCGATAACGAAGGTGTTCTCTTCGATGGCAGACAGGTAATCCAGCTCATCGGTAACCTTGCTGTCTACCACGCGACGGTATGGTGTTTCCAGGAAACCGTAGTCATTGGTACGGGCAAAGGTTGCCAGCGAGTTAATCAGGCCGATGTTCGGACCTTCAGGTGTCTCGATCGGACATACACGACCGTAGTGAGTCGGGTGTACGTCACGCACCTCAAAGCCGGCACGCTCACGGGTCAGACCACCCGGACCCAGCGCGGATACACGGCGCTTGTGAGTCACTTCAGACAGCGGGTTGTTCTGATCCATAAACTGAGACAGCTGAGAAGAACCGAAGAACTCTTTAATGGCTGCAGCAACCGGCTTGGCGTTGATCAGATCCTGAGGCATCAGGTTATCGGACTCAGCCATGCTCAGACGTTCACGAACGGCGCGCTCAACACGTACCAGACCTACACGGAACTGGTTTTCAGCCATTTCGCCCACGGAGCGGATACGACGGTTACCCAGGTGGTCGATATCATCAACGGTGCCTTTACCGTTACGGATATCGATCAGGGTCTTCATCACTTCCAGAATGTCTTCTTTGTCCAGTACGCCGGAACCGGTCACCGCTTCACGGCCCAGACGACGGTTGAACTTCATGCGACCAACGGCAGACAGGTCGTAACGCTCTTCCGTAAAGAACAGGTTCTCGAACAGTGCTTCTGCAGATTCTTTTGTTGGCGGCTCACCAGGACGCATCATGCGGTAGATCTCAACCAGCGCTTCCAACTGGTTACGGGTCGGATCATTACGCAGCGTGTCGGAGATGAACGGACCGCAGTCCAGATCATTGGTGTACAGCGTTTCAAAATCAGTGATGTTCGCAGCGCGCAGCTTCTCAACCAGATCTTCAGTAATCTCTGCGTTACATCCACAGATCAGTTCACCGGTAGAAGGGTCTGCAATATCACGGGCGATCGCTTTACCAGCCAGGTACTCCATTGGTACTTCAAGCTGTTCCATACCCGCTTTAGCCATCTGGCGGATGTGACGTGGCGTGATACGACGGCCCGGCTCAACAATCACATTACCTTCAGGGTCTTTCACTTCAAAAGACAGCGTTTCGCCACGCAGACGGTCAGCAATCAGCTGCATGTGAATCGCATCGTCGCTCAGCTTCCATGAAGTGTTGTCGAAGAAGATTTCCAGCATCTCTTCAGCTTCATAGCCGAGTGCGCGCAGCAGGATAGTTGCCGGCAGCTTACGACGACGGTCGATACGTACAAACAGACTGTCTTTTGGATCAAATTCGAAATCCAGCCACGAACCACGGTAAGGAATAACGCGTGCAGAATACAGCAGCTTACCGGAGGAGTGAGTTTTACCCTTGTCGTGGTCGAAGAACACACCTGGTGAACGGTGCAACTGAGATACGATAACTCGCTCAGTACCGTTAACAACGAAGGTGCCGTTTTCAGTCATCAGGGGCATTTCGCCCATGTAGACTTCCTGTTCCTTAATATCTTTTACGGCTTTGTTGCTGGATTCACGGTCATAGATAACCAGACGAACTTTAACGCGCAGAGGGGCGGCGTATGTAATACCGCGTATCTGACACTCTTTCACGTCAAATACAGGCTCACCCAGACGATAGCCAACGTATTCCAGAGATGCATTTCCGGAATAGGACACGATTGGGAAGACAGAGTTAAATGCTGCATGCAGACCAGCATCCAGACGATCTGCCGGTTCAACCCCAGTCTGTAAAAACTTCTTATAGGAGTCGAGCTGTATTGCCAGCAAGTAAGGCACATCCATTACTTGCGGCAGTTTACCGAAGTCCTTACGGATGCGTTTCTTTTCAGTGTATGAATAAGCCATCAGTGTTCCCCAGCAAGTGCACCAATTTATAAGCAGGCCGAAACCCCGTTCCGGACTGTGTTACCGCTATTTATTTGCTGTCTATAAATAACGGAAAAAGGCCGGTGGCATTTTGCCACCAGCCGTCAGCACTTCGAACAGTAAACTGTTCGGATTTGCATTGAAGCTATTACTTAACTTCAACAGAAGCGCCAGCTTCTTCCAGTGCTTTCTGAAGTTCTTCAGCTTCTTCTTTGCTAACGCCTTCTTTAACAGCAGCAGGAGCGCCATCAACGATTGCTTTAGCTTCTTTCAGGCCCAGACCTGTTGCGCCACGAACAGCTTTGATAACGTTAACTTTCTTATCGCCTGCGCCAGTCAGGATAACGTCAAATTCAGTTTTCTCTTCAGCAGCACCAGCGTCGCCGCCAGCAGCACCACCGGCAACAACAGCAGCCGCTGCAGTTACACCGAATT encodes the following:
- the rplL gene encoding 50S ribosomal protein L7/L12, translated to MSLTNEDILNAIAEMSVKDVVALIEAMEEKFGVTAAAAVVAGGAAGGDAGAAEEKTEFDVILTGAGDKKVNVIKAVRGATGLGLKEAKAIVDGAPAAVKEGVSKEEAEELQKALEEAGASVEVK